One window from the genome of Streptomyces sp. NBC_00708 encodes:
- a CDS encoding DUF1365 domain-containing protein — translation MNALYPCTITHIRTAPTRYAFHHRTYLWLTDPDGPPPLPRALRFLARFDARDHFGGTAPTIRAGLARFLAARGIDLADGTVLMLTQARVLGYVFNPLTVYWCRRADGTPLCTVAEVHNTYGERHCYLLRPDDRGRAVTSKEFYVSPFFGTDGEYWMRLPEPGPRLTLTVHLERSGTRPFTATVRGERRPATARVLLGLALRHPWSTAVVSAAIRLHGIRLYLRGLPVRPRPHHRTQEGMR, via the coding sequence GTGAACGCCCTCTACCCGTGCACGATCACCCACATACGGACCGCGCCCACCCGGTACGCCTTCCACCACCGCACCTATCTGTGGCTGACCGACCCCGACGGGCCCCCGCCGCTGCCGCGCGCCCTGCGCTTCCTCGCCCGCTTCGACGCCCGCGACCACTTCGGCGGCACGGCCCCGACCATCCGCGCCGGCCTCGCCCGCTTCCTGGCCGCCCGGGGCATCGACCTCGCCGACGGCACCGTCCTCATGCTGACCCAGGCCCGGGTCCTCGGATACGTCTTCAACCCGCTCACCGTCTACTGGTGCCGGCGCGCCGACGGCACCCCGCTGTGCACGGTCGCCGAGGTGCACAACACGTACGGCGAACGCCACTGCTATCTGCTGCGCCCCGACGACCGGGGGCGGGCGGTCACCAGCAAGGAGTTCTACGTCTCGCCGTTCTTCGGCACCGACGGCGAGTACTGGATGCGGCTGCCGGAACCGGGGCCCCGGCTCACTCTGACGGTCCACCTGGAACGCTCCGGGACCCGCCCGTTCACCGCGACCGTCCGGGGCGAGCGACGCCCGGCGACCGCCCGCGTCCTGCTCGGCCTCGCCCTGCGGCACCCCTGGTCCACGGCCGTCGTCTCGGCCGCCATCCGGCTGCACGGCATCCGGCTCTACCTGCGCGGGCTGCCCGTCCGGCCCCGCCCCCACCACCGCACCCAGGAAGGCATGCGATGA
- a CDS encoding FAD-dependent oxidoreductase produces the protein MSDRRRRTAVVGSGVAGLTAAHILRRAHDVTLFEADDRVGGHAHTHDLPGADGRVHHVDSGFIVHNRRTYPHLLRLFAELGVATQESEMSMSVRCEGCGLEYAGARGPAGLLARPASFRDPAYPRMLAAVPRFHRLARRVLRDGGPDADTMTLGEFAARGRFSPYFTAHFLTPVVAAVWSCDPATAMRYPARYLFRFLDHHGMLAIGGSPVWRTVTGGSRAYVERVTKQLGAVRTATPVRSVRRHADGVEITTDDGTAEPFDHVVVATHPDQALRLLADPTDDETRTLGAFRYSRNATLLHTDTRLLPGARGARASWNYLMPGCAADAAHVTVSYDMNRLQRLDAPETFVVTLNGADRVAPGLVRARMVYEHPVYTPESVAAQARLPALSGPVTAYAGAYHGWGFHEDGCRSGAEAAAALGVDW, from the coding sequence ATGAGCGACAGGCGGCGACGCACGGCCGTCGTGGGCAGCGGGGTGGCGGGACTGACGGCCGCCCACATCCTGCGAAGGGCCCACGACGTCACGCTGTTCGAGGCGGACGACCGGGTGGGCGGCCACGCACACACCCACGATCTGCCCGGTGCGGACGGCCGCGTCCACCACGTGGACTCCGGCTTCATCGTGCACAACCGGCGCACCTACCCCCACCTGTTGCGGCTCTTCGCCGAACTCGGCGTGGCCACGCAGGAGTCGGAGATGAGCATGTCCGTCCGGTGCGAGGGATGCGGCCTGGAGTACGCGGGGGCCCGCGGCCCGGCCGGTCTCCTCGCCCGCCCGGCCTCCTTCCGCGACCCCGCCTATCCGCGCATGCTCGCCGCCGTGCCCCGCTTCCACCGGCTGGCCCGGCGGGTGCTGCGGGACGGCGGACCGGACGCGGACACGATGACCCTGGGGGAGTTCGCCGCGCGCGGCCGCTTCTCGCCGTACTTCACCGCCCACTTCCTGACGCCCGTGGTGGCGGCCGTCTGGTCCTGCGACCCGGCGACCGCGATGCGCTACCCGGCCCGCTACCTCTTCCGCTTCCTCGACCACCACGGCATGCTCGCGATCGGCGGATCCCCGGTCTGGCGGACCGTCACCGGCGGATCGCGCGCCTACGTGGAGCGCGTGACCAAGCAGCTCGGCGCCGTCCGCACCGCGACCCCGGTCCGCAGCGTCCGCCGGCACGCCGACGGCGTCGAGATCACCACGGACGACGGCACCGCCGAACCCTTCGACCACGTCGTCGTCGCCACCCACCCCGACCAGGCCCTGCGCCTCCTCGCCGACCCCACCGACGACGAGACCCGCACCCTGGGCGCCTTCCGCTACTCCCGCAACGCCACCCTGCTGCACACCGACACCCGGCTGCTGCCCGGGGCGCGCGGTGCCCGCGCCTCCTGGAACTACCTGATGCCCGGCTGCGCCGCCGACGCCGCCCACGTCACCGTCAGCTACGACATGAACCGGCTCCAGCGGCTCGACGCCCCGGAGACCTTCGTCGTCACGCTGAACGGCGCCGACCGCGTCGCCCCCGGTCTGGTCCGGGCCCGGATGGTCTACGAACACCCCGTCTACACACCGGAGTCCGTGGCCGCCCAGGCCCGGCTGCCCGCCCTGTCCGGGCCGGTCACCGCCTACGCGGGCGCCTACCACGGCTGGGGCTTCCACGAGGACGGCTGCCGCTCGGGCGCCGAGGCCGCCGCCGCGCTGGGAGTGGACTGGTGA
- a CDS encoding DUF1295 domain-containing protein, producing MSGFAWEAFARGLAPCAGAALLVLLVAFAAGVRRGMHRGVDVAWGLGFAAVALVSYGLSAGEGDATRRLLVTVLTALWGLRLAWHIARRGRGHGEDPRYEKMLAKAPGNPNLYALRKVYLLQGALVWLISLPVQAAGYLTGPVNALAWTGAALWAAGMFFEAVGDHQLARFKADPGNRGKLMDRGLWSWTRHPNYFGDFCVWWGLFLIVCQAPAAAAATLVAPALMTYLLIGGSGKALLERHMADRPGFAAYAARTSGFFPRPPRRG from the coding sequence ATGAGCGGCTTCGCCTGGGAGGCGTTCGCGCGGGGCCTCGCGCCCTGCGCGGGCGCCGCCCTGCTCGTGCTGCTCGTCGCGTTCGCGGCCGGGGTGCGCCGGGGGATGCACCGGGGTGTGGACGTCGCCTGGGGGCTGGGCTTCGCCGCCGTCGCCCTCGTCTCGTACGGACTGTCGGCGGGGGAGGGGGACGCCACGCGCCGCCTCCTCGTCACGGTGCTCACCGCGCTCTGGGGGCTGCGCCTTGCCTGGCACATCGCCCGGCGCGGCAGGGGCCACGGCGAGGACCCGCGCTACGAGAAGATGCTCGCGAAGGCGCCCGGCAACCCGAATCTGTACGCCCTGCGGAAGGTCTATCTGCTCCAGGGCGCCCTGGTCTGGCTGATCTCGCTCCCCGTGCAGGCGGCGGGATACCTCACCGGGCCGGTGAACGCCCTCGCCTGGACCGGGGCCGCGCTCTGGGCGGCCGGGATGTTCTTCGAGGCCGTCGGCGACCACCAGCTGGCCCGGTTCAAGGCCGATCCCGGCAACCGGGGCAAGCTCATGGACCGGGGGCTGTGGTCCTGGACCCGGCACCCCAACTACTTCGGGGACTTCTGCGTCTGGTGGGGCCTGTTCCTCATCGTCTGCCAGGCCCCGGCCGCCGCCGCGGCCACCCTGGTCGCACCCGCCCTGATGACGTATCTGCTCATCGGCGGCAGCGGCAAGGCGCTCCTGGAACGGCACATGGCCGACCGCCCCGGCTTCGCCGCGTACGCCGCGCGGACCAGCGGCTTCTTCCCGCGCCCGCCGCGCCGGGGCTGA
- a CDS encoding SPW repeat protein, whose product MSNVSHAGHDMAGHPDVSEMSDRYARMMGGRDVALVDAPVFLVGLYCAVSPWVLHFTTSQSALVTHNLVMGIAIAVLGLGFTAMPQRMYGLSWAICAMGAWMIISPWVVGSSPDTGVVLNNVIIGGLAVLLGLVCAGASMKMSRGAKS is encoded by the coding sequence ATGTCAAACGTCTCGCATGCCGGCCACGACATGGCCGGACACCCCGATGTATCGGAAATGAGCGACCGCTACGCGCGCATGATGGGCGGCCGCGATGTGGCGCTCGTCGACGCGCCGGTCTTCCTGGTCGGCCTCTACTGCGCCGTGTCGCCGTGGGTCCTGCACTTCACGACGTCGCAGTCCGCGCTGGTGACGCACAACCTGGTCATGGGCATCGCCATCGCCGTGCTCGGACTCGGGTTCACCGCGATGCCGCAGCGGATGTACGGCCTGAGCTGGGCGATCTGCGCCATGGGTGCCTGGATGATCATCTCGCCCTGGGTGGTGGGCAGCAGTCCGGACACCGGAGTCGTACTGAACAACGTCATCATCGGCGGTCTCGCGGTCCTGCTGGGACTGGTCTGCGCGGGCGCGTCGATGAAGATGAGCCGGGGCGCCAAGTCCTGA
- a CDS encoding fasciclin domain-containing protein, translated as MKVTHARRAAVALSAALVLPLALTACSSDSKDSASGSSASSAKAPASPSAEKSMDSDKPFGPACASVPKSGSGSFSGMAQDPVATAASHNPALSTLVTAVKKAGLVDTLNNAQNITVFAPTNDAFAKIPKADLDKLLADKAALTKVLTYHVVGQKLTPKQLEKGSFETLEKGELTTAGSDMTYTVNDSSKVVCGNVPTANATVYIVDTVLMPPAA; from the coding sequence ATGAAGGTCACCCACGCTCGCCGCGCCGCCGTCGCACTGTCCGCCGCGCTCGTCCTGCCGCTGGCCCTGACGGCCTGCTCCAGCGACTCCAAGGACAGCGCGTCCGGGTCGAGCGCCAGCTCCGCGAAGGCCCCGGCCTCGCCGTCCGCCGAGAAGTCCATGGACTCGGACAAGCCCTTCGGCCCGGCCTGCGCGTCGGTCCCGAAGAGCGGTTCGGGCTCCTTCAGCGGCATGGCACAGGACCCGGTCGCCACGGCGGCCTCGCACAACCCGGCGCTGTCCACCCTGGTCACCGCGGTCAAGAAGGCCGGCCTGGTGGACACCCTGAACAACGCGCAGAACATCACCGTGTTCGCCCCGACCAATGACGCCTTCGCCAAGATCCCGAAGGCCGACCTCGACAAGCTGCTCGCCGACAAGGCCGCGCTCACCAAGGTCCTCACGTACCACGTGGTGGGACAGAAGCTGACGCCGAAGCAGCTGGAGAAGGGCTCCTTCGAGACGCTGGAGAAGGGTGAGCTGACGACGGCCGGATCGGACATGACGTACACCGTGAACGACTCGTCGAAAGTCGTCTGCGGCAATGTCCCCACCGCCAACGCGACGGTCTACATCGTCGACACGGTGCTGATGCCGCCCGCCGCGTAG
- a CDS encoding molybdopterin-dependent oxidoreductase, which translates to MRAACAALGGVLAGFCALAVAELVAAVVRPEAGPVTAVGGAVIDRTPPALKDFAVRNFGTNDKLVLELGILVLLALFAVAVGLLTLRHRLTGAAAVLVFGAVGAAAAIGRPEGRISDALPSVAGALVAAGLLYFLAGRLSPAAAPSSGEGAAAGFDRRGFLVAAGVAALASAGAGLLGRRLTSAVQAGAEASRRDLKLPAPVSPAHAVPAGADLEIRGLSPFVTPNKDFYRVDTALVVPRVDAGAWRLRIHGKGVTRPVTLGLQDLLRRPAVERDITLTCVSNEVGGPYVGNARWLGVHLADLLREAGVRPPSKGGPADQLVARSVDGMTIGTPVEDVMDGRDALLAFGMNGEPLPFAHGFPVRMVVPGLYGYVSACKWIKDIELTTFDAYDAYWVKRSWSRRAPVKTQARIDTPRPFASPKAGTVPVAGVAWAQHRGITRVEVRVDDGPWHPAKLAAQDTRDTWRQWVWEWAATPGSHTLEVRATDGTGAVQTGSRVGTVPDGATGRHSVVVDVS; encoded by the coding sequence GTGCGTGCGGCCTGCGCGGCGCTCGGCGGCGTGCTCGCCGGGTTCTGCGCCCTGGCCGTCGCCGAACTGGTGGCGGCGGTCGTGCGCCCCGAGGCGGGTCCGGTCACGGCGGTGGGCGGTGCGGTGATCGACCGCACTCCCCCGGCGCTGAAGGACTTCGCCGTACGGAACTTCGGGACGAACGACAAGCTGGTCCTGGAGCTCGGCATCCTGGTCCTGCTGGCGCTGTTCGCCGTGGCGGTCGGGCTGCTGACGCTGCGGCACCGGCTGACCGGGGCGGCGGCCGTGCTGGTCTTCGGCGCGGTCGGGGCGGCGGCGGCGATCGGGCGGCCCGAGGGCCGGATCTCCGACGCCCTGCCGTCGGTGGCGGGCGCGTTGGTGGCGGCCGGGCTGCTGTACTTCCTGGCGGGACGGCTCTCCCCGGCCGCGGCCCCCTCCTCGGGGGAGGGAGCCGCGGCCGGCTTCGACCGGCGCGGGTTCCTCGTCGCGGCAGGCGTCGCGGCGCTGGCCTCGGCCGGGGCGGGGCTGCTGGGGAGGCGGCTCACCTCGGCCGTGCAGGCGGGGGCTGAGGCGTCCCGGCGGGATCTGAAGCTCCCCGCGCCCGTGTCGCCCGCCCATGCCGTGCCGGCCGGCGCGGACCTGGAGATCCGGGGGCTGAGCCCGTTCGTCACGCCCAACAAGGACTTCTACCGTGTCGACACGGCGTTGGTCGTGCCGAGGGTGGACGCCGGGGCCTGGCGGCTGCGGATCCACGGCAAGGGCGTGACCCGTCCGGTGACGCTCGGTCTCCAGGACCTGCTGCGCCGCCCGGCCGTCGAGCGCGACATCACGCTGACCTGCGTCTCGAACGAGGTGGGCGGGCCGTACGTCGGCAACGCCCGGTGGCTCGGCGTGCACCTGGCCGATCTGCTGCGGGAGGCGGGCGTGCGGCCCCCGTCGAAGGGCGGACCGGCCGATCAGCTCGTGGCGCGTTCGGTGGACGGCATGACCATCGGTACCCCGGTCGAGGACGTCATGGACGGCCGGGACGCCCTGCTCGCCTTCGGCATGAACGGGGAGCCGCTGCCCTTCGCGCACGGCTTCCCGGTCCGGATGGTCGTCCCCGGGCTGTACGGGTATGTGTCGGCCTGCAAGTGGATCAAGGACATCGAGCTGACCACCTTCGACGCGTACGACGCCTACTGGGTGAAGCGGTCCTGGTCCCGGCGGGCACCGGTCAAGACGCAGGCCCGGATCGACACCCCGCGCCCCTTCGCCTCCCCGAAGGCCGGCACCGTGCCGGTCGCGGGCGTCGCCTGGGCCCAGCACCGCGGCATCACCCGGGTCGAGGTCCGGGTGGACGACGGCCCGTGGCACCCCGCGAAGCTGGCGGCCCAGGACACCCGGGACACCTGGCGCCAGTGGGTGTGGGAGTGGGCGGCCACCCCCGGCAGCCACACCCTGGAGGTCCGCGCGACCGACGGGACCGGTGCCGTCCAGACCGGCAGCCGCGTCGGCACCGTGCCCGACGGTGCCACGGGCCGGCACTCGGTGGTGGTCGACGTGTCCTGA
- a CDS encoding cyclopropane-fatty-acyl-phospholipid synthase family protein encodes MTLTDKRPAHGAAQRIEPLVEQFLGGPLPVRVRMWDGSETGAPDGPLIHVRARRALRRLLWEPGELGLAEAYITGDIDIEGDLAEGLRAVHRAVREGGLAAPRPRLADRLRAAATAVRLGAAGPRPPVPAARATGLDGALHSKARDRAAISHHYDLSNAFYALLLDETMAYSCGYWTSDDPAYGSADAQRDKLELICGKLGLRPGARLLDIGCGWGSLTLYAAQRHGVRVTAVTLAAEQAAYVRRQVTERGLEDLVEVRCCDYRDIAAAPEHEGGYDAVSTIEMGEHVGDAQYPAFAATLHGMVRPRGRVLVQQMSRGRDAPGGGAFIEAYIAPDMHMRPLGETVALLEGAGLEVRDVHGLREHYVRTVDAWRRTLEENEARFTDLAGEETVRVWRLYLAGGALAFTERRMGVDQILAVRPGGDGESGMPATRDALRTGPAGDAS; translated from the coding sequence ATGACACTCACCGACAAGCGCCCCGCCCACGGGGCCGCCCAGCGCATCGAACCCCTCGTCGAGCAGTTCCTCGGCGGCCCGCTCCCGGTCCGGGTGCGCATGTGGGACGGCAGCGAGACCGGCGCCCCAGACGGCCCCCTGATCCACGTCCGGGCCCGCCGCGCCCTGCGCCGCCTCCTGTGGGAACCGGGCGAACTGGGCCTCGCGGAGGCCTACATCACCGGGGACATCGACATCGAGGGCGACCTCGCCGAGGGTCTGCGGGCGGTGCACCGCGCCGTGCGCGAGGGCGGACTCGCCGCACCGCGCCCCCGCCTCGCCGACCGGCTGCGCGCCGCCGCCACCGCCGTGCGCCTCGGCGCGGCCGGGCCCCGGCCGCCCGTGCCCGCCGCGCGCGCCACCGGGCTCGACGGCGCCCTGCACAGCAAGGCCCGCGACCGGGCGGCGATCAGCCACCACTACGACCTCTCCAACGCCTTCTACGCCCTCCTCCTCGACGAGACGATGGCGTACTCGTGCGGCTACTGGACCAGCGACGACCCGGCCTACGGGTCCGCCGACGCGCAGCGCGACAAGCTGGAGCTGATCTGCGGAAAGCTGGGGCTGCGCCCCGGCGCACGACTGCTGGACATCGGCTGCGGCTGGGGTTCGCTGACGCTGTACGCGGCCCAGCGGCACGGCGTCCGGGTCACGGCGGTCACCCTCGCCGCCGAACAGGCGGCGTACGTGCGCCGGCAGGTGACCGAACGCGGTCTGGAGGACCTGGTCGAGGTGCGCTGCTGCGACTACCGCGACATCGCGGCGGCCCCGGAACACGAGGGCGGCTACGACGCGGTGTCCACCATCGAGATGGGCGAGCACGTCGGGGACGCCCAGTACCCGGCCTTCGCGGCAACCCTGCACGGCATGGTCCGCCCGCGCGGCCGGGTGCTCGTCCAGCAGATGTCGCGCGGGCGGGACGCGCCGGGCGGCGGCGCGTTCATCGAGGCGTACATCGCGCCCGACATGCACATGCGCCCGCTCGGGGAGACCGTCGCGCTGCTGGAGGGCGCCGGTCTTGAGGTGCGTGACGTCCACGGGCTGCGCGAGCACTACGTCCGGACCGTCGACGCCTGGCGCCGGACCCTGGAGGAGAACGAGGCGCGGTTCACGGACCTGGCCGGCGAGGAGACCGTACGGGTGTGGCGGCTGTATCTGGCCGGTGGCGCCCTCGCCTTCACGGAGCGGCGGATGGGCGTGGACCAGATCCTCGCCGTACGGCCCGGTGGTGACGGGGAGTCGGGGATGCCGGCCACCCGCGACGCACTCCGCACGGGCCCGGCCGGGGACGCGTCATGA
- a CDS encoding cyclopropane-fatty-acyl-phospholipid synthase family protein: MSASTFRTPSVPAPAAVVGTDPARWPDIVSLPRASRLRTAVAERVVRRALARLPLRVRLGGREDIGLGGPLMDVRDPDAFFRRIGASGLIGFGESYMAREWDAPDPVGVLTVLAGQVATLIPEPLQRLRGLWARRRPEAQTGTREGARTNISHHYDLSNELFALFLDETLSYSSALFRGFPAEPALLPAAQHRKIDRLLDLAAVGPGTRLLEIGTGWGELAIRAAARGAHVVSVTLSREQRDLALRRIAAAGHAERVDVRLCDYREIDGTYDAIVSVEMIEAVGAEFWPAYFRTLDRLLAPGGRIALQAITMPDDRMRAGRDTFTWIHKYIFPGGQLPSTEAIDRVTTAHTALRVERSDGFGTHYAETLRLWRERFTAGAEQVDALGFDATFRRMWTFYLAYSEAGFRSGYLDVRQLLLTRQEQETA, translated from the coding sequence ATGAGCGCCTCCACGTTCCGTACCCCGTCCGTGCCCGCCCCCGCCGCCGTCGTGGGCACCGACCCGGCGCGCTGGCCGGACATCGTGTCCCTGCCGCGCGCCTCCCGGCTGCGGACGGCCGTCGCCGAGCGGGTCGTGCGCCGCGCCCTGGCCCGGCTGCCACTGCGTGTGCGCCTCGGCGGGCGGGAGGACATCGGGCTCGGCGGGCCGCTGATGGACGTCCGCGACCCCGACGCCTTCTTCCGCAGGATCGGCGCGAGCGGCCTCATCGGCTTCGGCGAGTCCTACATGGCACGCGAGTGGGACGCACCGGACCCCGTCGGCGTGCTGACCGTCCTGGCGGGCCAGGTCGCCACCCTGATCCCCGAGCCCCTGCAACGGCTGCGCGGACTGTGGGCACGCCGCCGCCCCGAGGCCCAGACGGGCACCCGCGAAGGGGCCCGGACCAACATCAGCCACCACTACGACCTGTCCAACGAGCTGTTCGCGCTCTTCCTCGACGAGACGCTCAGCTACTCCTCGGCCCTCTTCCGCGGCTTCCCCGCCGAACCGGCCCTGCTCCCCGCCGCCCAGCACCGCAAGATCGACCGGCTGCTGGACCTCGCCGCCGTCGGTCCCGGAACCCGGCTCCTGGAGATCGGCACCGGCTGGGGCGAACTCGCGATCCGCGCCGCCGCGCGCGGCGCCCACGTCGTCTCCGTCACCCTCTCCCGGGAACAGCGCGACCTGGCCCTGCGGCGGATCGCCGCGGCCGGCCACGCGGAGCGGGTGGACGTCCGGCTGTGCGACTACCGGGAGATCGACGGGACGTACGACGCCATCGTCAGCGTCGAGATGATCGAGGCGGTCGGCGCGGAGTTCTGGCCCGCCTACTTCCGCACCCTGGACCGGCTGCTCGCCCCCGGCGGCCGGATCGCCCTCCAGGCCATCACCATGCCCGACGACCGCATGCGGGCGGGCCGGGACACCTTCACCTGGATCCACAAGTACATCTTCCCGGGCGGCCAGCTCCCGTCCACCGAGGCCATCGACCGGGTCACCACCGCCCACACCGCGCTGCGCGTCGAGCGCTCCGACGGCTTCGGTACGCACTACGCCGAGACGCTCAGGCTGTGGCGCGAGCGGTTCACCGCCGGAGCGGAGCAGGTCGACGCGCTCGGCTTCGACGCCACCTTCCGCCGTATGTGGACCTTCTACCTCGCCTACTCCGAAGCGGGCTTCCGCTCCGGCTACCTCGATGTGCGGCAACTGCTGCTGACCCGTCAGGAACAGGAAACGGCATGA